One window of Fimbriimonadia bacterium genomic DNA carries:
- a CDS encoding alkaline phosphatase family protein, with protein MRLLGAWVLLLLAAGAWGPTEGEPTRNVILVGWDGAQRAHIQECLHRGELPTLARLSKEGALVNIDIEGVTDTKAGWSQILTGYSPEVTGVYSNRRFQPIPKGLTVFERLEQHFGPSRFVTVAVVGKMGNVDDGPPIKRPVRPNITPERRRQLLQGGGSIVNEGGKPYLVVPGKPYYNVSSTLDFWRNGLIEDDKVGELTLELLEKYRDRPFFFFVHFASVDHNGHKFGENSKQYNDALISNDRWTGRILAKLRKLGIYDKTIVYVTADHGFDEGQKTHRNAPYVTLATNDPRGLVPGKRVDVAPTILDAFGLDLASFHPRLDGKSLIREKGAVAEPSRPRKKP; from the coding sequence ATGAGGTTATTGGGTGCATGGGTGCTACTACTGCTCGCTGCAGGCGCCTGGGGGCCCACTGAGGGTGAGCCCACGCGCAACGTAATCCTAGTCGGCTGGGACGGGGCTCAGCGTGCGCACATCCAGGAGTGCCTGCATCGAGGCGAGTTGCCGACCCTAGCACGGCTCTCCAAGGAAGGCGCGCTGGTCAACATAGATATCGAGGGCGTCACCGACACGAAGGCTGGATGGAGTCAGATCCTGACGGGCTACAGCCCCGAGGTCACCGGGGTGTACAGCAACCGCCGCTTCCAGCCCATCCCAAAGGGCCTCACCGTATTCGAGCGGCTGGAGCAGCACTTCGGACCGAGCCGCTTCGTTACGGTCGCTGTCGTGGGGAAGATGGGCAACGTTGATGACGGGCCGCCGATTAAGCGACCTGTGCGCCCGAACATCACGCCGGAACGCCGACGGCAGCTTCTGCAAGGGGGAGGCAGCATCGTCAACGAAGGCGGTAAACCGTACCTCGTGGTGCCGGGTAAGCCCTACTACAATGTCTCGTCCACACTCGACTTCTGGCGCAACGGGCTAATCGAAGACGACAAAGTCGGCGAGCTGACGCTCGAGCTGTTGGAGAAGTATCGCGACCGGCCGTTCTTCTTCTTTGTCCACTTCGCTTCCGTAGACCACAACGGTCACAAGTTCGGCGAGAACTCGAAGCAGTACAACGATGCGCTGATCTCCAATGACCGGTGGACGGGGCGCATCCTCGCCAAGCTGCGGAAGTTGGGCATCTACGACAAGACCATCGTGTACGTCACCGCCGACCACGGGTTCGACGAGGGACAGAAGACACACAGGAACGCACCGTACGTGACACTCGCGACCAACGACCCTCGAGGCTTGGTACCTGGTAAGCGAGTGGACGTTGCACCGACGATTCTGGATGCCTTCGGCCTCGACCTCGCGTCCTTCCATCCGCGCCTGGACGGCAAGTCGCTCATCCGAGAGAAAGGCGCGGTGGCGGAGCCTAGTCGGCCGAGAAAGAAGCCCTAG
- a CDS encoding CopD family protein, with protein sequence MLFGLLPVATAPEGAVAAHHAAWILHVFGVISWVGGLLSMTILVWRAAATQNTDERRAALSVVRSLHNWAVAPGFLLLLVGGLWSLIVFEPHKLQQGWFHAKLGLVIVLVAVHFVAATKLYDLIRSPEATRPSWLAAVPVLAVLALACILVLIRVQPF encoded by the coding sequence ATGTTGTTCGGATTGCTGCCGGTGGCTACCGCACCGGAGGGAGCAGTAGCGGCTCACCATGCAGCTTGGATTTTGCACGTCTTCGGGGTGATCTCCTGGGTTGGCGGGCTGCTCAGCATGACCATCCTCGTCTGGCGCGCCGCAGCAACGCAAAACACAGACGAACGCAGAGCCGCGCTTTCGGTGGTACGGTCTCTGCACAACTGGGCGGTTGCTCCGGGCTTTCTGCTCCTGCTCGTTGGCGGGCTGTGGTCGTTGATCGTCTTCGAGCCCCACAAGCTACAGCAGGGCTGGTTCCACGCCAAGCTGGGCTTGGTCATTGTATTGGTCGCCGTACACTTCGTGGCTGCGACCAAACTGTACGACTTGATTCGCTCCCCCGAGGCGACGCGGCCATCATGGTTGGCTGCCGTGCCAGTGCTCGCGGTCCTCGCACTCGCCTGCATCCTCGTGCTAATCCGCGTCCAACCGTTCTAG
- a CDS encoding lysophospholipid acyltransferase family protein, with amino-acid sequence MKRTILFLSGLALWLFRGLFRLLPHRVAVGLGAVVGTLVYAVARRRRALALANLGAAFPEKEPQQIAEMAKRVFENFGRTAAEFLRTRHLSAETVSNLVEIEGLEKVDRALQEGKGALMITAHFGNWELMARYLTDRGYRLSVVARDANDPRTTEIVNEIRRENGYQVFSRGNAAKFILGCLRRNELVGILPDQNAGDVFLRFFGRECGSVVGPAVIHLRTGAPLIPIFCVRLPGDRHRIEVHPPIETALTGDTDRDAKAIMEEVQAAIERQVRRYPDQWLWFHDRWKSARRREEAAGVG; translated from the coding sequence TTGAAGAGGACGATCCTATTCCTTTCCGGGTTGGCCCTCTGGCTGTTTCGAGGGCTGTTTCGACTGTTGCCCCACCGTGTCGCGGTGGGCCTCGGCGCGGTCGTCGGCACGTTGGTCTACGCCGTCGCGCGCCGTAGGCGGGCTTTGGCCCTGGCCAACCTCGGTGCCGCATTTCCGGAGAAGGAGCCGCAGCAGATTGCCGAGATGGCCAAGAGGGTCTTCGAGAACTTCGGGCGCACCGCGGCGGAGTTCCTGCGAACCAGACACCTCAGTGCCGAGACGGTGTCCAACCTCGTGGAGATTGAAGGTCTTGAGAAAGTGGACCGTGCCCTGCAAGAAGGAAAGGGCGCACTGATGATCACGGCCCACTTCGGCAACTGGGAGCTGATGGCGCGCTACTTGACTGACCGAGGCTATCGGCTGTCTGTGGTCGCGCGGGACGCGAACGACCCCCGAACAACGGAAATCGTCAACGAAATTCGGAGAGAAAACGGGTATCAGGTGTTTAGTCGAGGGAACGCCGCCAAGTTCATCCTGGGGTGCTTGCGCCGCAACGAGTTGGTCGGCATCCTACCCGATCAGAACGCAGGAGATGTCTTCTTACGGTTCTTCGGGAGGGAGTGCGGTAGCGTGGTCGGGCCTGCCGTCATTCACCTCCGGACCGGCGCACCGCTGATTCCAATATTCTGCGTTCGGCTTCCAGGTGACCGCCATCGCATCGAGGTGCATCCGCCCATCGAAACGGCTCTAACCGGCGATACCGACCGGGACGCTAAGGCAATAATGGAGGAGGTCCAAGCGGCGATCGAACGGCAGGTGCGGCGCTATCCCGATCAGTGGCTGTGGTTCCATGACAGGTGGAAGTCCGCGCGCAGAAGGGAAGAGGCTGCCGGTGTCGGTTGA
- a CDS encoding glycosyltransferase family 9 protein produces MVRLSAIGDVMHTMPVAAALKRSFPHIRLTWAVEDRCVELVECNPYVDEVFSLPRHAWRKRRLSPGTWLNGATRLFELRRRHFDLALDLQGLLKSAVVAFVSGAPVRLGYHWQREGARFLVKGVPPTKGSAHVVQQYLDVVRYLGGEAEPVDFGLHVPDAATTSARRLLQDLGVSSPYAVINPSAGHPTKRWPPENFAVVCERLHAEGVAPVLAGHSSDAPIAAALRTACPSPVADAVGRTSLVELAALLRDAYVHIAGDTGSIHMAAALGVPLVALYAATDPSRSGPYGRLDSVVSAYRPDGGGAIEELSVDAVWERTVQHLHSVRSSA; encoded by the coding sequence ATGGTCCGGCTGTCGGCCATCGGAGACGTGATGCATACGATGCCGGTGGCGGCTGCGTTAAAGCGCTCTTTCCCGCACATCCGTCTCACCTGGGCCGTGGAAGATCGTTGCGTGGAACTGGTCGAGTGTAACCCCTATGTGGACGAGGTCTTCTCGCTCCCTCGCCACGCATGGCGAAAGCGTCGCTTAAGCCCAGGTACATGGCTCAACGGTGCGACACGGCTGTTCGAACTGCGGCGCAGACACTTCGACCTGGCGCTAGACTTACAGGGTCTGCTTAAGAGCGCGGTCGTCGCCTTTGTCTCGGGGGCGCCAGTGCGGCTGGGCTACCATTGGCAGAGGGAGGGCGCGCGGTTTTTGGTGAAAGGGGTGCCACCAACCAAGGGTTCTGCGCACGTCGTGCAGCAGTATCTCGACGTAGTTCGCTACCTCGGTGGCGAAGCGGAGCCTGTGGACTTCGGCCTCCACGTTCCCGATGCGGCCACGACCTCGGCCAGGCGCCTACTGCAAGATCTCGGTGTGTCCTCCCCCTACGCAGTCATCAACCCTTCCGCAGGGCACCCAACGAAACGTTGGCCTCCGGAGAACTTTGCCGTCGTGTGCGAGCGATTGCACGCAGAGGGCGTGGCACCGGTGCTGGCTGGACATTCTTCGGACGCGCCGATTGCCGCTGCGCTCCGGACCGCCTGCCCGTCCCCCGTGGCAGACGCAGTTGGTCGCACCAGCTTGGTCGAACTTGCAGCGCTGCTTCGCGATGCGTATGTGCACATCGCGGGCGACACGGGTTCTATTCACATGGCTGCAGCCCTCGGGGTCCCGCTCGTGGCGCTCTATGCGGCGACGGACCCGTCACGAAGTGGTCCTTACGGTAGGCTGGATAGTGTGGTCTCTGCGTATCGTCCCGACGGCGGGGGTGCTATCGAAGAACTATCGGTAGACGCAGTCTGGGAACGAACTGTCCAACATCTGCACTCGGTGAGGAGCAGTGCTTGA
- a CDS encoding glycosyltransferase family 9 protein — translation MLDPKRILCVTKSRYIGDTVLAVPAMRALREAFPNAEMDLLTGPAAAATMAECPWFSRILVEKPGAERSPVAVLRRARELRTRNYDLSVLFNRSVRSAFLAWLAGIPTRVGFSVEMRGPLLTHRVPYDRSQHEIECMMDIVEAAGARSDDLRLELWVSPEERGICHMHGLSPKAYVCFACGANEPHLRLWPSEYFSRVGEEIARWGFRIVLLGSEGERAATRPVVQALGNAALDLSGRTTIREALGWVSEAALYVSAETGLSHCAVALGTPSVVVHGPTKWQRWGHQTETAVALWTDLGSPNPTPQEIQACLRAVHPQRVIEAARTLIKEPSFAPRP, via the coding sequence GTGCTTGATCCCAAACGCATCCTCTGTGTAACCAAGTCCAGGTACATCGGTGACACCGTCCTCGCGGTCCCGGCTATGCGCGCCCTACGCGAAGCCTTCCCGAATGCCGAGATGGATCTGCTCACCGGTCCAGCCGCTGCTGCCACCATGGCCGAGTGCCCATGGTTCAGTCGGATACTCGTCGAGAAGCCAGGTGCGGAGCGCTCACCCGTTGCCGTGCTTCGTAGGGCTCGTGAGCTGCGAACTCGTAACTATGACCTGTCCGTGCTGTTCAATCGTTCTGTCCGGAGCGCATTCCTCGCTTGGCTCGCAGGCATCCCAACGCGGGTCGGCTTTTCCGTAGAGATGCGTGGGCCACTTCTGACTCACAGGGTGCCCTACGACCGATCGCAGCACGAGATCGAGTGCATGATGGACATTGTCGAGGCCGCGGGCGCCAGATCCGACGATCTCCGGCTGGAGCTGTGGGTCAGTCCAGAGGAGCGTGGAATCTGCCACATGCACGGTCTCTCGCCAAAAGCATACGTGTGCTTCGCCTGCGGCGCAAACGAGCCGCATTTGCGGCTGTGGCCGTCGGAGTACTTCAGTCGCGTTGGAGAAGAGATCGCGCGTTGGGGATTTCGCATCGTTCTCCTGGGTAGCGAAGGAGAGCGAGCCGCAACGAGGCCTGTCGTCCAGGCGCTGGGGAACGCCGCACTAGATTTGTCCGGACGAACGACCATTCGAGAGGCTCTCGGCTGGGTATCGGAAGCTGCCCTCTACGTCTCGGCGGAAACAGGTCTCTCGCACTGCGCAGTCGCGCTCGGAACCCCGAGCGTCGTGGTCCACGGCCCAACGAAGTGGCAGAGATGGGGACATCAGACGGAGACCGCCGTTGCGCTTTGGACCGACCTTGGCTCACCCAATCCAACGCCACAGGAAATCCAAGCTTGTCTTCGAGCCGTTCATCCCCAAAGAGTGATCGAGGCAGCGCGGACACTGATCAAGGAGCCCTCTTTTGCCCCGCGCCCTTAG
- the rfaE2 gene encoding D-glycero-beta-D-manno-heptose 1-phosphate adenylyltransferase, giving the protein MPRALRSKIIPPEEVQSLADRLRREGKSIVFTNGCFDLLHTGHVCYLAEARLLGDCLIVGVNSDESVRAIKGPGRPFLPLEDRLTMLAALESVDAVTWFEESTPDLLIRAIRPTIHAKGGDYRVEDLGEADLVRELGGRVVVLSLVEGRSTSWLLDHIGRRLSGK; this is encoded by the coding sequence TTGCCCCGCGCCCTTAGGAGCAAGATCATCCCGCCGGAGGAAGTGCAATCACTTGCCGACCGGCTGCGGCGAGAGGGCAAGAGCATCGTGTTTACCAACGGCTGCTTCGACCTTCTGCACACCGGCCACGTATGCTATCTGGCAGAGGCCAGGCTGCTGGGAGACTGTCTGATCGTGGGGGTCAACTCGGACGAGTCGGTACGGGCCATCAAGGGACCGGGCCGCCCGTTTTTGCCACTCGAGGACCGGCTCACGATGCTTGCTGCCCTAGAGTCGGTGGACGCAGTGACGTGGTTCGAAGAATCGACCCCGGACTTGCTCATTCGAGCTATTCGGCCGACAATCCATGCGAAGGGTGGCGACTATCGGGTGGAGGACCTTGGCGAGGCCGATCTGGTTCGCGAGCTAGGAGGTCGCGTCGTCGTTCTGTCCCTCGTGGAGGGCAGGTCCACCTCGTGGCTTCTGGATCACATCGGGCGGCGCCTGTCCGGTAAGTGA
- a CDS encoding 1-acyl-sn-glycerol-3-phosphate acyltransferase, producing MFLVLLYPFGKLLTTVAFLIFGPLRVEGREHVPRRGPVLVCANHISDADPPAMFHAVPRPSWFLAKEELFNMGVIGLVVRLYRSIPVRRGAPDRRALRRAEELLLRGECVIIFPEGECSQSGKLLPILPGAALILRRTGATCVCAGIVGTNQIVRYGTLRPRKARGPVTIRFGKPLAFEGTDGPPSIQDIVQRIGEDLASLTGQAPPDVIQKPRGGPALHEGQNDDATS from the coding sequence TTGTTTCTTGTGCTGCTCTATCCGTTCGGCAAGTTGCTCACCACAGTGGCCTTCCTCATCTTCGGGCCGCTGCGTGTCGAGGGCCGCGAACACGTCCCGCGTCGCGGCCCGGTGTTAGTTTGTGCAAACCATATCTCGGACGCCGACCCACCTGCCATGTTTCATGCCGTACCCCGCCCATCTTGGTTCCTGGCCAAAGAGGAGCTGTTCAATATGGGCGTCATCGGGCTGGTGGTGCGGCTGTACCGCAGCATCCCGGTGCGCAGGGGTGCCCCGGATCGCCGGGCCCTGCGACGAGCCGAGGAACTCCTGCTTCGCGGCGAATGTGTGATCATCTTCCCGGAGGGCGAGTGCTCGCAGAGCGGCAAGTTGCTGCCCATCCTCCCTGGGGCAGCACTGATTCTTCGCCGAACGGGCGCGACGTGCGTATGCGCGGGAATCGTCGGCACGAACCAGATTGTCCGGTACGGCACCCTGCGACCGCGCAAGGCCCGCGGACCCGTTACCATCCGCTTCGGAAAGCCCCTCGCATTCGAGGGAACTGACGGGCCTCCCAGCATCCAGGACATCGTACAGCGAATCGGGGAGGATCTGGCCTCACTTACCGGACAGGCGCCGCCCGATGTGATCCAGAAGCCACGAGGTGGACCTGCCCTCCACGAGGGACAGAACGACGACGCGACCTCCTAG
- the glpX gene encoding class II fructose-bisphosphatase → MDRNLALEFVRVTEAAALASALWVGKGDRHAADQAATDAMRRAFDSIDMAGTIVIGEGERDEAPMLYIGEKVGGSEEPRVEIAVDPLEGTNLCANGTPNAISVIGAAVEGKGHLMHAPDIYMDKLVVGPEAAGAIDMTLPPRVTVKVLSKCLGKDVHEVTVGVLDRDRHKELIEELRACGARVMLVGDGDLSLAIAACDEQSGVDALMGIGGAPEGVISACAVRSMGGDMQARFVFRNEEERERTREMLGGDPDRIFSVTDLAEGDVLFCATGVTDGPMMRGVKYSRRGATTESIVMRSRSGTIRRIRTSHRFPHQPSTY, encoded by the coding sequence ATGGATCGAAATCTAGCTCTTGAATTTGTTCGCGTCACGGAAGCTGCAGCGCTTGCATCCGCGTTATGGGTCGGCAAGGGGGATCGGCACGCAGCAGACCAAGCCGCCACCGACGCGATGAGGCGCGCCTTCGACTCGATAGACATGGCCGGCACCATCGTCATCGGCGAAGGCGAGCGCGATGAAGCACCGATGCTGTACATCGGCGAGAAGGTCGGTGGCTCCGAAGAGCCGAGGGTCGAAATCGCAGTGGATCCCCTCGAGGGAACCAACCTGTGCGCGAACGGCACCCCGAACGCCATCAGCGTAATCGGGGCGGCGGTGGAAGGCAAAGGCCATTTGATGCACGCGCCGGACATCTACATGGATAAGTTGGTGGTGGGGCCCGAGGCCGCTGGCGCGATAGACATGACGCTGCCACCACGTGTGACGGTCAAGGTTCTATCGAAGTGCCTAGGCAAGGATGTACACGAGGTTACGGTCGGGGTACTGGATCGCGATCGCCACAAGGAGTTGATCGAAGAGCTCCGCGCTTGCGGAGCGCGCGTGATGTTGGTGGGCGACGGTGACCTCTCTCTCGCGATCGCCGCGTGCGATGAGCAATCGGGCGTGGATGCTCTGATGGGCATCGGAGGGGCGCCGGAAGGGGTGATTAGCGCCTGCGCCGTTAGAAGCATGGGAGGAGACATGCAGGCCAGGTTCGTGTTCCGAAACGAGGAGGAGCGGGAGCGGACTAGGGAGATGCTGGGCGGCGACCCCGACCGTATCTTTTCCGTGACCGACCTTGCCGAAGGCGACGTGCTCTTTTGCGCGACCGGCGTAACCGATGGGCCGATGATGAGAGGAGTGAAATACTCGAGGCGCGGCGCGACCACCGAGTCCATCGTAATGCGGTCCAGGTCCGGCACGATAAGGCGCATACGAACTTCGCATCGCTTCCCTCACCAGCCGTCCACCTACTAG
- a CDS encoding MFS transporter, translating into MSEPANRRPGIPRSVWALGFVSLLMDTSSEAVHAVLPLFLVSTLGASTIAVGLIEGFAEAIASITKLFSGTLSDRLGKRKLLTVTGYGLSAITKPVFALAGRIDWVIVARFTDRVGKGIRGAPRDALVADLTPPEIRGAAFGLRQSLDTVGALLGPALALVVMSLSRDSFRLTFWVATVPAALAVLLLVSAVHEPSATRKIADATPTMSLRTLRRLGRPYWVVMLIVATFSLARFSEAFLLLRGESLGMKLAAVPIVMIVMNAVYAVSAWPAGAASDRLGRAGALAVGLVLLVLADALLAVAGGVTVLLVGVALWGLHMGFTQGVLSAMVADRAPSELRGTAFGMTNLVLGFSALAASTIAGSLWHSYGPSATFAAGATFAFVALLALPATRAPVAPHIRSGEQA; encoded by the coding sequence ATGAGTGAACCAGCGAACCGGCGTCCGGGCATTCCGCGCAGTGTGTGGGCGCTCGGTTTCGTGAGCCTCCTAATGGACACGTCATCCGAAGCCGTGCATGCGGTCCTGCCGCTCTTCCTGGTCTCAACGCTGGGTGCCTCCACCATCGCGGTGGGCCTCATCGAGGGCTTCGCCGAAGCGATTGCCTCCATCACCAAGCTGTTCTCTGGCACGCTCAGCGACAGGCTCGGCAAGCGCAAGCTGCTCACGGTGACCGGGTATGGCCTTTCGGCGATCACTAAGCCCGTGTTCGCGCTGGCCGGCAGGATTGATTGGGTGATTGTGGCGCGATTCACCGATCGTGTCGGCAAAGGCATCCGTGGTGCGCCTCGCGATGCATTGGTCGCAGATCTGACACCTCCCGAGATCAGGGGCGCGGCGTTCGGGCTGAGGCAGTCGCTGGACACGGTGGGTGCGCTGTTAGGCCCTGCCCTAGCACTCGTCGTCATGTCGCTCTCACGAGACTCCTTCCGCCTGACTTTCTGGGTTGCCACCGTCCCTGCTGCGCTCGCCGTGCTGCTGCTCGTGAGCGCCGTGCACGAGCCCTCCGCGACACGTAAAATTGCGGATGCGACTCCCACCATGAGCCTACGCACGCTGCGCCGCCTCGGTCGGCCCTATTGGGTCGTGATGCTTATCGTTGCCACGTTCTCGCTCGCGCGTTTCAGCGAGGCGTTTCTTCTTCTACGTGGCGAGTCTTTGGGCATGAAGCTCGCTGCAGTACCCATCGTGATGATCGTGATGAACGCGGTGTACGCGGTCTCGGCTTGGCCTGCGGGTGCGGCTTCCGATCGTCTGGGGCGCGCGGGTGCGCTCGCAGTGGGCCTCGTGCTGTTAGTATTAGCCGACGCTCTGCTGGCCGTCGCGGGCGGCGTGACGGTACTGCTCGTGGGCGTGGCACTTTGGGGGTTGCACATGGGGTTCACCCAAGGCGTGCTGTCTGCGATGGTGGCCGATCGCGCACCCTCGGAACTGCGAGGCACGGCGTTCGGAATGACGAATCTGGTGCTAGGCTTCTCGGCACTCGCCGCCAGCACCATAGCGGGGTCGCTGTGGCATAGCTATGGCCCATCGGCGACCTTCGCGGCGGGCGCAACCTTCGCCTTCGTCGCCCTACTGGCCCTGCCTGCTACACGCGCCCCTGTTGCTCCACACATCCGATCGGGTGAGCAAGCATGA
- a CDS encoding DUF438 domain-containing protein — MSELINNRAKRIATLKEIIQTLHRGADPESVRQQLTEIVKEADAGEIAAMEQEIIASGVSVEEVKSMCDLHAAVVQDILKKPLVQISAGHPADTILRENRAIRERCARMRAAMEQIRQLPDDADADQPLQEWKNALNDLMDVDKHYRRKEDLFFSVLERHGVTGPSKVMWAVHDEARAALKALDAGLKQAAARAGDLKPIADTVATRALTIVENMTSKEEDILLPMMLQLLSEDEWGEIWEQSPKYGWCLVEPGDTYRPPQARQREDVVSIPSDRALVFPTGQLDFEQIRGIFATLPVDLTFIDAEDRVRFFSEGERIFARSKAILGRAVQHCHPPKSVHIVDQIVSDFRSGRQNVAEFWIDLHGKFVHIRYFAVRNTEGEYLGTLEVTQDLTPLRALTGERRLLQYDSEPASGDS, encoded by the coding sequence ATGAGCGAGCTAATTAACAACCGCGCAAAGCGTATCGCCACGCTGAAGGAGATCATCCAGACCCTTCATAGGGGGGCCGATCCGGAGAGCGTAAGGCAGCAGCTCACCGAGATCGTTAAGGAGGCCGATGCGGGCGAGATCGCCGCGATGGAGCAAGAGATCATCGCATCGGGTGTCTCCGTGGAGGAGGTCAAATCCATGTGCGACCTTCACGCCGCGGTGGTTCAGGACATCCTCAAAAAGCCTCTCGTGCAGATATCGGCGGGCCACCCGGCCGACACCATCCTCCGGGAGAACCGAGCGATTCGCGAACGGTGCGCCCGGATGCGTGCTGCGATGGAGCAGATCCGGCAGCTTCCGGACGATGCGGATGCCGACCAGCCCCTCCAAGAGTGGAAGAACGCCCTGAACGACTTAATGGACGTGGACAAACACTACCGGCGGAAGGAAGACCTGTTCTTCTCGGTGTTGGAGAGGCATGGCGTCACCGGCCCGTCCAAGGTGATGTGGGCGGTACACGACGAGGCGCGAGCAGCGCTGAAAGCACTCGATGCTGGCTTGAAGCAGGCCGCTGCGCGTGCCGGGGACCTGAAGCCCATCGCCGATACGGTCGCGACCCGCGCGCTCACCATCGTCGAAAACATGACTTCGAAGGAGGAAGACATCCTCCTCCCCATGATGCTTCAGTTATTAAGTGAGGACGAGTGGGGAGAGATATGGGAGCAATCGCCGAAGTACGGCTGGTGCCTGGTCGAACCGGGTGATACCTACCGACCTCCACAGGCGAGGCAGCGCGAGGACGTTGTTAGCATTCCATCGGACCGTGCACTGGTCTTTCCGACCGGGCAGCTGGACTTCGAGCAGATTAGGGGCATCTTCGCCACGCTTCCCGTGGATCTCACCTTTATAGATGCAGAGGACCGGGTGCGGTTCTTCTCCGAGGGTGAGCGCATCTTCGCGCGGAGCAAGGCCATCCTCGGCAGAGCGGTGCAGCACTGTCACCCACCGAAGAGCGTTCACATCGTGGACCAGATCGTCTCCGACTTCCGCAGTGGGCGTCAGAACGTGGCGGAGTTCTGGATCGACTTGCACGGCAAGTTCGTCCACATCCGCTACTTCGCAGTTCGAAACACAGAGGGCGAGTATCTTGGCACGCTCGAGGTCACGCAGGACCTGACACCGCTCCGCGCACTAACGGGCGAACGACGCCTGCTGCAGTACGACTCCGAGCCCGCGTCCGGCGACTCCTAA